A single genomic interval of Novosphingobium ginsenosidimutans harbors:
- a CDS encoding arginine N-succinyltransferase: MTFVIRSANADDLQHLYEMAKRTGGGFTNLPPDRKALIAKLERGAAAFARTDDELGDDLFVFVLENTATGEVRGTCQIFSAVGLKWPFYSYRIGALTQHSEELGRTFRADILNLSTDLEGASEVGGLFLHPGERAGGLGMLIARSRYLFIRNHRARFADRCIAELRGVIDEAGGSPFWDGVAGRFFGMNFQDADEFNAKFGNQFIADLMPKHPVYIAMLSEAAKAVIGVPHPSGRAAMRMLEEEGFAWENYIDIFDGGPTMTVRTDQIRSIREAQDDQVVAIDPALGDHKRGDKRLLATGKLAGFRTTYGWVEQREGGIALDPGGAAVLGIEPGMSVTHVARG, translated from the coding sequence GTGACCTTCGTGATCCGCTCGGCCAATGCCGACGACCTTCAGCACCTTTACGAGATGGCCAAGCGGACCGGCGGCGGCTTCACCAATCTGCCGCCCGATCGCAAGGCGCTGATCGCCAAGCTGGAGCGCGGGGCTGCTGCCTTTGCCCGGACCGACGACGAGTTGGGCGACGACCTGTTTGTCTTTGTGCTGGAGAACACCGCTACCGGCGAAGTGCGCGGCACCTGCCAGATCTTCTCGGCGGTCGGGCTTAAGTGGCCGTTCTATTCCTACCGGATCGGTGCACTGACCCAGCACAGCGAAGAGCTGGGTCGCACTTTTCGAGCCGATATCCTAAACTTGTCGACTGATCTTGAAGGCGCGAGTGAGGTAGGCGGCTTGTTCCTGCACCCGGGTGAGCGCGCCGGGGGCCTGGGCATGCTGATCGCCCGCAGCCGCTATCTGTTCATCCGCAACCACCGCGCCCGCTTTGCTGACCGCTGCATTGCCGAACTGCGCGGGGTCATCGACGAGGCCGGCGGTTCGCCATTCTGGGACGGGGTCGCGGGGCGGTTCTTCGGAATGAATTTCCAGGACGCGGATGAGTTCAATGCCAAGTTCGGCAATCAGTTCATTGCCGATCTGATGCCCAAGCACCCCGTCTACATCGCCATGTTGTCCGAAGCGGCGAAGGCTGTGATCGGCGTGCCCCACCCATCGGGCCGGGCTGCCATGCGGATGCTGGAAGAAGAAGGCTTTGCCTGGGAAAACTACATCGATATCTTCGATGGCGGCCCAACGATGACGGTGCGAACCGACCAGATCCGCTCGATCCGCGAGGCGCAGGACGATCAGGTGGTAGCGATCGATCCCGCCCTTGGCGATCACAAGCGGGGCGATAAGCGTCTGCTTGCAACCGGCAAGCTGGCTGGCTTCCGAACTACCTATGGCTGGGTCGAACAACGGGAAGGTGGCATCGCGCTCGATCCGGGCGGGGCCGCGGTGCTCGGGATCGAACCCGGCATGTCCGTCACCCATGTTGCACGGGGTTGA
- a CDS encoding N-succinylarginine dihydrolase, producing MSLTEINFDGIVGPSHNYAGLSLGNIASASNAGDTSYPRAAALQGLGKMRHNLALGLVQGFLLPLPRPNAPFLSAIGADGSEDRRLLAAAWSASSMWTANAATVSPGPDTADGRCHLTAANLVTMPHRSQEWPDTVKQLRVAFADPAHFAVHDAVPACFGDEGAANHMRMGTDHGAPGIEIFVYGKSGGPFPARQHEQASRAVARLHGLDPARTLFVEQNPEAIAAGAFHNDVVAVANERVLFTHELAFADPAGTYAAIRAALPEAEIVIVPANAVSLADAIKSYLFNAQLLTLPSGEMGLVIPLEAWEHPRVRSWLDGMLASNGPIRRVLPVDVRQSMANGGGPACLRLRVVADPATVDPRFLLDEAKIALIETVVAKHWPEAIRPDELGDPILAAKIVAARHALLAALDLTELA from the coding sequence ATGAGCCTGACTGAAATCAACTTCGACGGGATCGTTGGCCCCAGCCATAACTACGCCGGGCTCAGCCTGGGCAATATCGCCTCGGCCAGCAATGCCGGGGACACTTCCTATCCGCGCGCCGCAGCGCTGCAGGGGCTGGGCAAGATGCGCCACAACCTGGCGCTGGGCCTGGTGCAGGGCTTTCTGCTGCCTTTGCCCCGGCCCAACGCGCCCTTTCTGTCCGCCATCGGGGCCGACGGCAGCGAGGATCGCCGGCTACTGGCCGCCGCCTGGTCGGCCAGTTCGATGTGGACGGCCAACGCCGCGACTGTTTCGCCCGGCCCAGACACGGCGGACGGGCGCTGCCACCTGACCGCCGCAAACCTGGTCACTATGCCGCACCGTAGCCAGGAATGGCCCGATACGGTGAAGCAGTTGCGCGTCGCCTTTGCCGATCCGGCGCACTTCGCCGTGCACGACGCCGTTCCTGCCTGCTTCGGGGACGAAGGCGCGGCCAACCATATGCGGATGGGGACGGATCACGGCGCGCCGGGAATCGAGATCTTCGTTTATGGCAAGAGCGGCGGCCCCTTCCCCGCGCGCCAGCACGAACAGGCGAGCCGCGCCGTTGCGCGGCTCCACGGCCTCGATCCGGCGCGAACCCTGTTCGTTGAGCAGAACCCCGAGGCGATTGCCGCTGGAGCCTTCCACAACGACGTGGTGGCCGTGGCCAATGAGCGTGTGCTGTTCACCCATGAATTGGCCTTTGCAGACCCCGCAGGCACCTATGCCGCGATCCGCGCGGCACTGCCCGAGGCGGAGATCGTGATTGTCCCGGCCAACGCCGTGAGCCTGGCCGATGCCATCAAGAGTTACCTATTCAACGCACAGCTGCTCACGCTGCCGTCAGGGGAGATGGGCCTGGTCATCCCGCTTGAAGCGTGGGAGCATCCCCGCGTGCGATCCTGGCTCGATGGCATGCTGGCCAGCAATGGACCGATCCGCCGGGTTCTGCCGGTCGATGTCCGCCAGTCGATGGCCAATGGTGGAGGGCCGGCCTGCCTGCGGCTGCGGGTGGTTGCAGACCCGGCTACCGTCGATCCGCGCTTCCTGCTCGACGAAGCAAAGATCGCGCTGATCGAGACTGTGGTTGCCAAGCACTGGCCCGAAGCGATCCGCCCGGACGAGCTTGGCGATCCCATCCTGGCCGCAAAGATTGTCGCCGCGCGGCATGCCTTGCTTGCGGCTCTCGACTTGACCGAGCTCGCTTAA
- a CDS encoding hydrolase translates to MQQLTPTEAALIASVDAAPMLDQVLAWSAVNTGTGNLTGLANYVALLAGEFAALPGEIALVDPARVGVVAADGREVEAAYGKHLVLRVRPGANRRFLLTGHMDTVFPADHAFQTTRWLDDETLNGPGVADMKGGIAVILAALKAFEASAAASGVGYDVLLNSDEETGSLSSAPLIAQLAAGKVAALTYEPSALPDGTLAGARGGSGNYSLIITGRSAHAGRNPQDGRNAIVAAAALALGLKALERPGLSINPARIDGGSANNVVPDHAVLRFNIRPMETGLADWFELQIKELITTVSAEHDVSIHRHGGISRPPKPLDPPAERLFELVRDCGAALGQAIRWQSSGGVCDGNNIAACGVPVVDTMGVRGGSIHSPDEFLIVPSLAERAQLSALVLHRLATGVTL, encoded by the coding sequence ATGCAACAACTTACGCCCACTGAAGCCGCGCTGATCGCCAGCGTCGATGCAGCGCCGATGCTGGATCAGGTCCTGGCCTGGAGTGCGGTCAACACCGGCACGGGCAACCTGACCGGACTGGCGAACTATGTCGCCCTGTTGGCGGGCGAGTTTGCTGCGCTTCCCGGGGAGATTGCGCTGGTCGATCCGGCCAGGGTCGGCGTGGTCGCCGCCGACGGGCGAGAAGTCGAGGCGGCTTACGGCAAGCATCTGGTGCTGCGGGTCCGGCCCGGTGCCAACCGCCGTTTCCTGCTGACCGGGCACATGGATACGGTCTTCCCCGCCGACCATGCGTTCCAGACGACCCGGTGGCTTGACGACGAGACGCTCAATGGCCCCGGCGTGGCGGACATGAAGGGCGGCATCGCGGTAATCCTTGCCGCGCTCAAGGCTTTCGAGGCGAGCGCTGCGGCCTCGGGCGTGGGCTATGACGTGCTGCTGAATTCGGACGAGGAAACCGGCAGCTTGTCTTCCGCCCCGCTGATTGCCCAACTGGCAGCGGGCAAGGTTGCGGCGCTGACCTATGAACCTTCTGCCCTGCCCGATGGCACCCTGGCCGGGGCCCGCGGCGGCAGCGGGAACTACAGCCTGATCATCACCGGCAGGTCGGCCCATGCGGGCCGCAATCCACAGGATGGTCGCAACGCTATCGTCGCCGCCGCCGCGCTGGCCTTGGGCCTCAAGGCACTCGAGCGGCCGGGCCTGAGCATCAATCCAGCCAGAATCGATGGCGGCAGCGCCAACAATGTCGTGCCTGATCACGCCGTGCTGCGCTTCAATATCCGCCCCATGGAAACCGGGCTTGCAGATTGGTTCGAGCTGCAGATCAAGGAATTGATCACCACAGTTTCCGCCGAGCATGATGTATCAATCCATCGCCACGGCGGGATTAGCCGTCCTCCCAAGCCGCTCGACCCGCCGGCCGAACGGCTGTTCGAGCTGGTGCGAGATTGCGGTGCGGCGCTGGGCCAAGCGATCCGTTGGCAGAGCTCGGGCGGGGTCTGCGATGGCAACAATATTGCCGCTTGCGGGGTGCCCGTGGTTGATACCATGGGCGTTCGCGGCGGTTCGATCCACTCACCCGACGAATTCCTGATCGTCCCCAGCCTGGCCGAGCGCGCGCAATTGTCCGCCCTCGTCCTGCACCGTCTTGCTACCGGAGTAACCTTGTGA
- a CDS encoding malate synthase G — MSDRVEKSGLQVDAALAAFIENEVVSPLGQELNKFWAGFAVLVERFVPVNRALLAKREDLQAQIDAWHVARAGQPIDGGEYQAFLREIGYLVPEPAPFQVGTQNVDPEIATMAGPQLVVPVLNARFLLNAANARWGSLYDAYYGTDALDAAPARPGGYDEVRGAAVIAAVRKFLNSAIPGWEAALSGGACEYLVAAKPGGYLFRHNGLHIEVVVDPAHPVGKTDPLGIADVLLESALTTICDLEDSIAAVDAEDKLNAYRNWLGVIRGDLAETFDKGGRQMTRTLNGDRTWGDLTLSGRSLLFVRNVGHLMTNPAILLADGSEIPEGIMDAVVTSAIGAHDRAGLCKYGNGRHGSIYIVKPKQHGPEECAFTNDLFDAVEDLLGLPRHTVKVGVMDEERRTSANLAACIHAVKDRIVFINTGFLDRTGDEIHTSMKAGAMIRKADMKASSWIAAYEARNVQIGLSCGLSGKAQIGKGMWAAPDLMGEMMVQKIGHPKSGANTAWVPSPTAATLHAMHYHAVDVFAVQQELAGKPTPGLDPLLTVPLAQGTNWSDEEVRAELDNNAQGLLGYVVRWIDQGVGCSKVPDINDIGLMEDRATLRISSQHMANWLLHGVCTKEQVMDSLRRMAAKVDAQNAGDPLYEPLVGNEEAPAFRAALDLVFKGVEQPSGYTEPLLHQWRRVKKG; from the coding sequence ATGAGCGATCGGGTTGAGAAGTCGGGCCTGCAAGTCGATGCGGCGCTCGCCGCCTTTATCGAAAATGAGGTTGTCAGCCCGCTGGGCCAGGAGTTGAACAAGTTCTGGGCCGGTTTCGCCGTCCTAGTGGAGCGCTTCGTTCCCGTGAACCGTGCACTCCTTGCCAAGCGTGAGGACCTGCAGGCGCAGATCGATGCCTGGCATGTGGCCCGCGCCGGACAACCGATCGACGGCGGTGAATACCAGGCTTTCCTGCGCGAGATTGGCTACCTGGTCCCGGAACCGGCACCGTTTCAGGTCGGTACGCAGAACGTCGATCCCGAAATTGCGACCATGGCCGGGCCGCAGCTGGTCGTGCCGGTCCTCAACGCCCGCTTCCTGCTGAACGCAGCCAATGCCCGTTGGGGCAGCCTTTATGATGCCTATTATGGCACCGACGCACTCGACGCTGCGCCGGCCCGTCCGGGTGGCTATGACGAAGTGCGCGGCGCCGCAGTGATCGCGGCAGTTCGCAAGTTCCTGAACAGCGCGATCCCCGGCTGGGAAGCAGCGCTGAGCGGCGGCGCCTGCGAATACTTGGTCGCGGCCAAGCCTGGCGGTTACCTGTTCCGCCACAATGGGCTGCACATCGAAGTGGTGGTCGATCCGGCGCACCCGGTCGGCAAGACCGATCCGCTCGGCATTGCGGATGTCCTGCTCGAATCGGCGCTCACCACGATCTGCGACCTTGAGGATTCGATCGCGGCCGTCGATGCCGAGGATAAGCTCAATGCCTATCGCAATTGGCTGGGCGTGATCCGCGGTGACCTTGCCGAAACCTTCGACAAGGGTGGGCGGCAGATGACCCGCACGCTCAATGGTGACCGCACCTGGGGCGATCTGACTCTTTCGGGCCGCAGCTTGCTGTTTGTCCGCAATGTCGGCCACCTGATGACCAACCCGGCAATCCTGCTGGCCGATGGCAGCGAGATTCCGGAAGGGATCATGGACGCCGTCGTAACCAGCGCGATCGGCGCGCATGACCGGGCCGGGCTGTGCAAGTACGGCAACGGCCGCCACGGCAGCATCTACATCGTCAAGCCCAAGCAGCACGGGCCGGAAGAGTGCGCCTTTACCAACGACCTGTTCGATGCGGTCGAAGACCTGCTCGGCCTGCCGCGCCACACCGTGAAGGTGGGCGTGATGGATGAGGAACGCCGCACCTCGGCCAACCTTGCCGCCTGCATCCATGCGGTGAAAGACCGGATCGTGTTCATCAACACCGGCTTCCTCGACCGGACCGGGGATGAGATCCACACCTCGATGAAGGCCGGCGCGATGATCCGCAAGGCTGACATGAAGGCCTCTTCTTGGATCGCGGCTTACGAGGCGCGCAATGTCCAGATCGGCCTGTCCTGCGGTCTCTCGGGCAAGGCGCAGATCGGCAAGGGCATGTGGGCTGCGCCTGACCTGATGGGCGAAATGATGGTCCAGAAGATCGGCCATCCGAAGTCTGGCGCCAATACCGCCTGGGTGCCGTCACCCACTGCCGCGACGCTCCACGCGATGCATTACCACGCGGTCGATGTTTTCGCGGTGCAGCAGGAATTGGCTGGCAAGCCCACCCCGGGCCTCGACCCGCTGCTGACCGTGCCGCTGGCGCAAGGCACCAATTGGTCGGACGAGGAAGTACGGGCCGAACTCGACAACAACGCCCAAGGGTTGCTCGGCTATGTCGTACGCTGGATCGACCAGGGTGTCGGCTGCTCCAAGGTGCCAGACATCAATGACATCGGCCTGATGGAAGACCGCGCGACGCTGCGCATTTCTTCGCAGCACATGGCCAACTGGCTGCTCCACGGCGTTTGCACGAAGGAGCAGGTTATGGACAGCCTGCGCCGCATGGCCGCCAAGGTCGACGCCCAGAACGCCGGCGATCCGCTCTACGAACCGCTGGTCGGCAATGAGGAGGCCCCGGCCTTCCGCGCGGC